The following proteins come from a genomic window of Pyxidicoccus sp. MSG2:
- a CDS encoding TAT-variant-translocated molybdopterin oxidoreductase: MNTKRDGVPSQDTSSFALPVVSDRPAPAADAVGEALEHAAANASATEPGYGRTYWRSLEEKLGTSEYLEETRPEFPVGADLAPTGFVRREFMQLLGASLALAGATACSTRPQDERLLPYTKTPPEVAPGNPLHYASGMTLAGHTSGLLITAREGRPIKIEGNPQHPVNQGAAGVWEQAYLLSLYDPNRARVLRQGKSPRALRVLAEDVANLVNKAAPADGGARLRFLTEPGNSPMMGGLRNSILKKLPNARFYSYTAMTQDAETEATRALFGNQPVSARYDFSQADVVLSLDADFLESRPANLTYARQFADRRDPKNGPLNRLYAAEARFTITGGMADHRLRVKSAEVLAVAAAVAQAVGGPAASLASATAGKAQLRGASEEVQKATAWIQAVVGDLRAAKSGRTLVIAGERQPAAVHVLAHAINAALGNVGTTVHYVQAPVAEPFGLAQVRALVEDIKAGRVDTLVITSWNPLYALPSDAGLAELLNPATNPDRAKLSVLYTGLYEDETSQYVDWFVPAAHPLESWSDGRAVDGTVSIAQPLIQPLFNGVPESELLALFLNEPYRPAYQMLREYWQGQATGQADFESRWETWVSEGIIAGTASPAASGAPDFGAATSLVSGYNPPAAPAANELELNFVHDYKVFDGRFGNSAWLQELPDLITKMVWDNAALISPQTAKDLRLEPGAMAELSYGGQKLSVPVWTTPGLADGTVTVALGYGRNGLHEVVAKGVGFNANVLRRAAAPWFDGGATLTKARGSYKFSLTQTHWRMEGRPIALDMPVTELAHPSKETEHILERVKGELKPGIQDNLPGFDYGNGYKWGMAIDLSRCTGCSACVVACQAENNIPVVGKEQVARSREMQWLRIDRYFEGSENDPKMVMQPIMCVHCEKAPCEYVCPVNATVHSDEGLNDMVYNRCVGTRYCSNNCPYKVRRFNYLHYTSGKTSTEKMLMNPDVTVRNRGVMEKCTYCVQRIERTRISARVEKRLIQEKELLTACQQTCPTQAITFGSLNDKQQRVTQLHEDERAYKLLHELGTRPRTAHLIRVRNPNPALEPAKTPAATEGSH, encoded by the coding sequence GACCTGGCCCCCACCGGCTTCGTGCGCCGCGAATTCATGCAGCTGCTGGGCGCGTCGCTCGCCCTGGCCGGCGCCACGGCCTGCAGCACCCGTCCCCAGGACGAGCGCCTGCTGCCGTACACCAAGACGCCGCCCGAGGTCGCCCCGGGCAACCCGCTGCACTACGCGTCCGGCATGACGCTGGCCGGCCACACCTCCGGTCTGCTCATCACCGCCCGCGAGGGTCGCCCCATCAAGATCGAGGGCAACCCGCAGCACCCCGTCAACCAGGGCGCCGCCGGCGTCTGGGAGCAGGCGTACCTCCTCTCGCTCTATGACCCGAACCGCGCCCGCGTGCTGCGGCAGGGCAAGAGCCCCCGCGCCCTGCGCGTGCTGGCCGAGGACGTCGCCAACCTGGTGAACAAGGCTGCCCCCGCCGACGGTGGCGCCCGCCTGCGCTTCCTCACCGAGCCCGGCAACTCGCCGATGATGGGCGGCCTGCGCAACAGCATCCTGAAGAAGCTGCCCAACGCGCGCTTCTACAGCTACACGGCGATGACGCAGGACGCGGAGACCGAGGCCACCCGCGCCCTCTTCGGCAACCAGCCCGTCTCCGCCCGCTACGACTTCTCCCAGGCGGACGTCGTCCTGTCGCTGGACGCGGACTTCCTGGAGAGCCGTCCCGCCAACCTCACCTACGCCCGCCAGTTCGCGGACCGCCGCGACCCGAAGAACGGCCCCCTCAACCGCCTCTACGCGGCCGAGGCCCGCTTCACCATCACCGGCGGCATGGCGGACCATCGCCTGCGCGTGAAGTCGGCGGAAGTGCTCGCCGTCGCCGCCGCCGTGGCCCAGGCCGTCGGTGGCCCGGCCGCCTCGCTGGCCTCCGCCACCGCTGGCAAGGCGCAGCTGCGTGGTGCCTCCGAGGAAGTCCAGAAGGCCACCGCCTGGATCCAGGCGGTGGTCGGCGACCTGCGCGCGGCGAAGTCCGGCCGCACCCTGGTCATCGCCGGCGAGCGTCAGCCCGCCGCGGTCCACGTCCTGGCGCACGCCATCAACGCGGCCCTCGGCAACGTCGGCACCACCGTGCACTACGTGCAGGCCCCCGTGGCGGAGCCCTTCGGCCTCGCCCAGGTGCGCGCCCTGGTGGAGGACATCAAGGCCGGCCGCGTGGACACGCTGGTCATCACCTCGTGGAACCCGCTCTACGCCCTGCCGTCCGACGCGGGCCTGGCGGAGCTGCTCAACCCCGCCACCAACCCGGACCGCGCGAAGCTGTCCGTGCTCTACACGGGCCTCTACGAGGACGAGACCAGCCAGTACGTGGACTGGTTCGTCCCCGCGGCGCACCCGCTGGAGTCGTGGAGCGACGGCCGCGCGGTGGACGGCACCGTGTCCATTGCGCAGCCGCTCATCCAGCCGCTCTTCAACGGCGTGCCGGAGTCCGAGCTGCTGGCGCTGTTCCTGAACGAGCCCTACCGCCCCGCGTACCAGATGCTGCGCGAGTACTGGCAGGGCCAGGCCACGGGCCAGGCGGACTTCGAGTCCCGCTGGGAGACGTGGGTGTCCGAGGGCATCATCGCCGGCACCGCCTCCCCCGCGGCCTCGGGCGCGCCGGACTTCGGCGCCGCCACGTCCCTGGTGTCGGGCTACAACCCGCCCGCGGCCCCGGCGGCCAACGAGCTCGAGCTGAACTTCGTCCACGACTACAAGGTCTTCGACGGCCGCTTCGGCAACAGCGCGTGGCTGCAGGAACTGCCCGACCTCATCACCAAGATGGTCTGGGACAACGCCGCCCTCATCAGCCCGCAGACGGCCAAGGACCTGCGCCTCGAGCCCGGCGCCATGGCCGAGCTGAGCTACGGCGGCCAGAAGCTGTCCGTGCCGGTGTGGACCACGCCGGGCCTCGCCGACGGCACCGTGACGGTGGCGCTGGGCTACGGCCGCAACGGCCTGCATGAGGTGGTGGCCAAGGGTGTCGGCTTCAACGCCAACGTCCTGCGCCGCGCCGCCGCGCCCTGGTTCGACGGTGGCGCCACGCTGACCAAGGCACGCGGCAGCTACAAGTTCAGCCTCACCCAGACGCACTGGCGCATGGAAGGCCGCCCCATCGCGCTGGACATGCCGGTGACCGAGCTGGCGCACCCCTCGAAGGAGACGGAGCACATCCTCGAGCGCGTCAAGGGCGAGCTGAAGCCGGGCATCCAGGACAACCTGCCCGGGTTCGACTACGGCAACGGCTACAAGTGGGGCATGGCCATCGACCTGTCCCGCTGCACCGGCTGCAGCGCGTGCGTGGTGGCCTGCCAGGCGGAGAACAACATCCCCGTCGTGGGCAAGGAGCAGGTGGCCCGCAGCCGTGAGATGCAGTGGCTGCGCATCGACCGCTACTTCGAGGGCTCCGAGAACGACCCGAAGATGGTCATGCAGCCCATCATGTGCGTTCACTGCGAGAAGGCCCCCTGCGAGTACGTGTGCCCGGTGAACGCCACCGTGCACTCGGACGAGGGCCTCAACGACATGGTGTACAACCGCTGCGTCGGCACGCGGTACTGCTCCAACAACTGCCCGTACAAGGTCCGCCGCTTCAACTACCTGCACTACACGTCGGGCAAGACGTCCACCGAGAAGATGCTGATGAACCCGGACGTCACGGTGCGCAACCGCGGCGTGATGGAGAAGTGCACGTACTGCGTCCAGCGCATCGAGCGCACGCGCATCAGCGCCCGGGTGGAGAAGCGCCTCATCCAGGAGAAGGAGCTGCTGACGGCCTGCCAGCAGACCTGCCCCACGCAGGCCATCACCTTCGGCTCCCTCAACGACAAGCAGCAGCGCGTCACGCAGCTGCACGAGGACGAGCGCGCCTACAAGCTGCTGCACGAGCTGGGCACCCGCCCGCGCACCGCGCACCTCATCCGCGTCCGTAACCCCAACCCCGCCCTCGAGCCCGCCAAGACGCCGGCGGCCACCGAAGGGAGCCACTAG